In the genome of Methanobacterium bryantii, the window TATCTATAAAATAAGAATGTTTTTTAAAGGTGGATTTTTCCACCCCCATAATTTTATTTTTGCTTAAAAATTTATTGAAACTATTTTTATGACTCAAATTAATTAAGGTTAATTTTCCTGTTTAATTATCACTATTTAATCAAAATATTTACTTTTCTAGAAATTTAATATAATAAAATGTCAGTAAATACTCTCTTTTTGTATTGTACTGTAATTAAGGAATACACTTGAAAAATAAGCCGGATAATAATTCTTTTTATCTTTAACTTACACTAATGTACAGAAAGATTCTTAATTAACAAAAATTAAAAAGGTTTATCAAAAAAGAATAGTTAGATTATAATTAAAGGATTATTCACTTAATTTAACATAAATGGCATGTTTGTCAAGGTCAATTTCAACTATTGCCCCAGTAATGTCTTTTCTAGTACCTAATATGTCTGTAAGCCCTATATTTTCACCATCAATTTTTATAAACAACGCATCTTCCATTATTTTATCGCCGTCGGTTGAGTAAACTGTTGATTCGCACATTTTATCACCACTCGTAGTTATGTTTTTAATGTAATTTTTTATTTGCTATTATACAATTTTTCCACTATTTTCAAAAACTTCTCCATCTGCCATAACAACATTCCCACGGACTACTGTCATAACAGGCATGCCCTTAACTTTAAATCCATTAAATGGAGAATATTTAGCTTTTGTCTTGAATTCACCAGGGTTTATTATCCCTTCTTTTTTCATATCAACCACTACAAAGTCTGCATCCATTCCCTCTGCAATTTTTCCTTTATTTTTAAGGTTAAATATTTCAGCGGGATTCTCGCATAAAAGCCGTTTGATATCTCCAAAAGCCATCTTGTTTTTATTTACTTTAGTTAAAAGTAGAGGTAAAGCTGTTTCAAGGTTGGGAATTCCAGATGGGGCTTCCCATACTATTTTTTCTTTTTCAAGGATTGTATGGGGGGCATGATCGGTTCCGATTACGTCTATTTTTTCCAGTTCATTAATCCCTAAGGCATATTTTTTATCTCGAAGTGGAGGGTTGGTCTTTGCAAGGTTTCCACATTTTTTAAAATAAGATGCATCTAAAAATAGGTGGTGGGGAGTTATCTCTGATGTAACCATGCAATTTTCACTTTTTGCTTCTTGAATTATGTCAAGAGACTTTTTAGTGCTTACATGGCAGATATGGATTCTCGAATTCAACTGTTTTGCCAGGGAAGTGGCTTTTAAAACTGCAATATCTTCTGCAAGCGGCGGACGGGCATCTGTATAAATTTCAGGATCTATACTGCCGCTTGATTTCATTTTATCAGTGCATTCTTTAACTGTATCCATATCTTCAGCGTGCACTGATATTAGCTGATCTTCAGGTAACCTCTTAATTTCCTTAAAAATTTCTAACAGATGCTCATCATCAATAAGGTCCATGTATATTTTAAAGGATGCAGGTTTAAGCTCTGCTATTTTTTTAATCTCACGAATATTACCTACGCCTGCATGCAGTCCAAAATCAACCACACTCTTCTTTCTCGCGATGTTTAATTTCTCAATAAATGCTTTTTCAGTGTTGGTTGGGGGATTAGTATTTGGCATATCCATTACTGTGGTAAATCCACCGCAGGCTGCTGCGACCGATCCGGTTTTAAAAGTTTCTTTCTCTGGAAATCCAGGGTCTCTAAAATGTACATGTGAGTCAATAAGTCCGGGTAAAACTATATTTCCTTTGATATCTATTGTTTCCTCGCTTTTTGGAGCTATCTTTGTAATAGATACAATTTTACCCTCTTCAATTCCTATAATACATTCTTTGTTCTCGGGGACAAGTTTACAGTTTTTAAGACATAAATCAATCATTCTGCACCTCATAAATATGAATGATAATATTTAATTAAGTTAATTCTTCTTTAATGATTATAAGTTGAATCTTCCTTTTATCCTTCTATATTTTTCTATTAAATCTTTGATCTGTTCTTCAGCATTTCTTTTAGGACTGTAAGGTAAAGCATCACCGTAAAAATTAATTTCTTCACTTTCCAATTTTTCGATATTTTCATAAACTGTTTTTTTCCATAGATCAAGCCATCCATTATCGGGTCTTGAATATTTGCTAATATCTATCCCTAAATGTTCGTTCCATAGTTCTTGCCGGAATTTTTTTATAGTGTCTCTTTTTGGCTTATCAAAATCAAAAAATAGGGCATTTACCTCCATATTGAGATAATTTGTTGAACTATCGCGGCTGCCAAATTCTTCGGCACAACTGAGGGAGGAACCATCTAAATTAGACGAGCCTATAGTGGCCCATATATCATCTACAATTGCAACCTTGCTGTGTACATAACAATGTCTCAGTTTGTTTTTTCCATTTTTAAATTCACCTGACCATAATGAGTATATGCCTATTCTAGGATGATCTAATGCGGATTTTTCTAGATCCATTCCCATTAATTGAAAGCCATAATGTTGCCATGTCCTGTAGCTTGGAACATCAGGAACCTCATTAATTACCATAATTAACTGTAATTCTGGGTTATGGTCAAGGGCATTTTTTAAAGCGCTGACAATATATTTATTGGTAAAATATTGATTTTCAAGATAAATAAAGTCTTCTGCATTAGTAATGGCTCTTCTATACGCCTCAAATACTCCTTTTTCTCCTTTATCATTTATTGTACCTGGAGTAATTGATCTCACAATTTGGAGGGGCATATTATTATATTGAAACATTTTATTTTGATATTCTACATTGTTTAGGTTATTTTTGGAAGTGTTTCCTAAATTTAGAGATTCATTTTTAAAAATTTTATCTTTACCTTTAAAATGGAGATCTGAAAGATAATTCCAAAGTTCAATGAAAAATTCTTCTATATGTCCTATCGCTTCACCACTTAAATATATTGAAACATCATGAACAGGGCCTTCATTTTTTTCACCACGGCGGGGTTCATTAACTAGATGCTGGTTAGTATCCCAGTAAGCTTGACTAAAAGGAGAGCCCAAGATGAATGCTTCTTTTCCATCGACAATCAGTACTTTAGCATGCATGGCATAAGGCCCTCTTGCCGGAAATCTCCTGACACTCACATTACTGTCTTTAAAATAGTTATGTAGTTCATCATAGTTATCTGGAATAACCATATTTTCATTTATTATAATTTTAACCTCAGCCCCTCTACTTTCGGCATCTAAAAGTTTATCGACAAGGGGTTTATCCTTTTTATATATGTTTTCATCCTCAAAAAATCGGGGGATGAAATCAGGATAGAATGCAAATTGGGTTAAATAAATATATGATTCTGCATTATCTATTGAATCTACTATTTTTTCTAGTGTCTTTTTGTTATCTATTAAAATTTCAAAGCTGTTACTGGAGGTAAATCTGGATGGTGATTTATTTTTTAATGTAACAAACCATCCCTCTATCATGCTTTGATTTATTACAATGTCATCAATGTATTTTATGGTACTTTTCACATTTTCATGAACATGGGACCTTAAAATCTCAAAAACTCCCAGTTTATCTTTAACAATAATTCTTATATCTGGCTCTTTATCTGCAATTTCCTTGTATCTATTTTGGGGATAAAGTATCCTGTAATATCCATTATCATCTGTAATTGTGTGCCCTAAAAGATCATCTTCTAAAAAGAAAAGCCCTTTATATTTGTCTGTTATAAACTGTAAAGAGCCACCAAGATCCATATTTGGAGATATAAATGATTTAACTTTAGATTCCACTAAATGTATGGCATTTAGTTTTATTTTTCCAAAATCAACATCCTCTGCTACAACTGCTAATCCGGCTATGGGATTTCCTTCTTCGTCTATAATCCTACCTTTAACACCAATATTGCCATTATTTATTTCTAAATCTTCGAAATCAAGAATATCTGCAACATTTTCTCTTGATTTAGACATTATAATTTGATTATCTATAAGGATGTCCAGTTTTATATTTATATTATCCTGTAATTCGGGCTCTACATGATAATTAATTTGAAAATCACCGTTAATATCAGAAATAGCTGATCCAAGTTCCGTATTTTTTAAAAAAAAATATTTGAAAGCTTTAACTTTTAAATTAGATAAAGGTTTTTTATTTTCATCAATTAGATGTCCATAAATCTTATTTTCCTGTGTGTTTTCCATAAATATCACTTATCTTGTTTTAGACGGATTATGGATTCTTTAGCAATGTTTAATTTTAGTTATACGTATGTTTTGGTTAATAAGTCTCTAATCACTATATATATTAAATTGATCATTGGGAATAATTAATTTATCTAAAAAAAAAGAAAGGTAATATCATGCCTTCAAAACAAGAATTTGTCAGAGATTTTATAGAGCGGGATCGAAAACTCTTATTTGAGGATTGTAAAAAGGATCAGGAATATGCAGAGCATGAAAACGAATTTAAAATAATTGCAGACTTTACAGAATATTCTCCACTGCATATGGGTCACAGGCACTGCATGATGGGGGCAAAGGAAAAAGTTGAAGATGGAATCTTTGTTGCAGTAGTTCCTGGGCTATTTGAGCGAAGCGGCAGGGGGCTGCCATACATCATGTCACGCCATGCAAGGGCGGATTCTGCGGTGGCTGTTGGGGCAGATATAGTCATAGAAGGCCCTCCAATGGGTATAATGGGCTCTGGTCAATATTCGTTATGTCTTGCAAAGACTTTTAAAGCATTGGATGCAGATTATATTCCTAGGGGTTATAAACCGGTTCAAGGTTTTCAAGAGATACTCCATAGAATCTCGGATGGAAAAGGAGTAGCTCCAAAACCCTACAAAATAATTGATATGGATACAAAAGAGGTTTTAATTAAGGGTAAACTTCATGAAGATAATTATGTCATCGTATCTCTTTCAAGGTCCCTTAAAAAGATAAATTTTGATTTCAAAGATAAATTCATCTTCGTACCGCGTATTGAAGGAGTAAGTGGCACTAAAATTAGAGAAGCTGTTTTAAAAAGAAATTTAAGTTCTGTTGAAGATATGCTGCCCCCTGAAACTATTGAAGTTTTAAACAGGGAAGTGGCACGTGAAAGGGCTCCCATTCATAACTGTCGAGATGAAGAAGGCATAATTGAACTTGTAAATGAAGGATCAAGAGAATATTTAAAATCGCTTGCACTTTTAGATGATAAAACTGTAGAAAACCTCATAAAAAACAGGCCGTTTAAAAATATGGCTGATATAGAAGAATGTGTTTCATGGGGTTTCAGCAGGCACTATAAAAATAGAATTTTGTCATCTATGGAAGCAAGAATAGATAAAAAAACAGTATCCTCATATATTGATAAGTATCCATCCGTTATCCGCGTGTTAAACTTTAAGGATAAGGACACACTTAAAAATTTTAAAAATAATATACCCACAAGGAGGATAGAAATATGGCAATAAAAGAAGGAGATTTTATAAGGCTTAAATACACTGGAAAAGTTCAGGAAACCGGTGATATATTTGATACAACAAGTGAAGAAGTAGCTGAAGAAGCAGGACTTGTCACTGAAAATAAAACTTTTGGTCCAATCCCAATAGCTGTAGGAGTAGGACATGTATTAAAAGGACTTGATAAAGGTTTAGTTGGCATGGAAGTAGGTGAAGCGAAATCAATTGAAGTACCTCCAGAAGAAGGATTTGGAGTAAGAGACCCAAAATTAACCCAGCTTATACCAATGAGTGAATTCAAAAAACAGAATATCAGACCTCAAAAAGGTATGAACATCACATTAGAAGGGCACAATGGTAAAATAAGGAGCATAAGTGGTGGAAGAGTAACCGTAGACTTCAACCATGAATTTGCTGGAAAAACACTGGTATACGATGTGGAAGTTGAAAAAATAATTGAAGACGACACAGAAAAAGTGTACGGAATCATAGAACTCCAGTACCCTAACCCAAATATAAAACCTGAAGACCATGAAGTAAAAATGGAAGACGGAAAAGTAATGATTTACCTCAATGAAATGGCTAAATTCGACAACCAAATTACCTATGCAAAATTCAGAATTGCAAGGGATATATGGGACAACATGGGTATAGACAGGGTCGAATTTGTGGATGTATTCGAGAAAAAAGTAAACACTGAAGAAGAAAAAGAAGAAGAAACTGAAGCAGAAGAATAATTCAGCTGCTTTAAACTTCATTAACTTCTTTTATTTTTAAGTAAATATTGGGCTTATAAAACCTTTAAAAAGTTTTTAAGCCAGTATTATCCTTTTATAGAATCTTTATTTTGGACATAATTCATTAAATCATTTTTGTGACCTTTCAAAAATTTCATTAATTTTGGGGGGATGTTATAAGATTTAATTTTACTTTTTAAACCATAATTAACAGTTTAATTTATAGTTTGATCTTTAGATTCTCTATTTTTGCTATTAAAATCGATAAAGGTAAATATTAATTTTTATATAATACTAATTATAAAATTTTTAATAATAGGAGATTTTTTTATGGCCAAAAAACTTTTTATAGGTTTAATCGTCATCATAATTTCAATAGTAGGTGTTTCAGGATACGTTATGTCACAAACCGGTGGAACTACTCCTTCATTAAAGACTAACAACAGTAATTTGATTCCAGCAGCAGCTATGGAAAATAACAACTATGTATCTTCTCCTAAAAGAGAAATGTGCGATGCATGCGCAGGTACTGGATGGTGCAGGCAGGATATATGCTTGAAATGTAATGGAACGGGTGTTATAGTTTGTAAAGCATGTAATGGTACTGGCGAATGTAAAAATGGAACTATTTGTCCATACTGCCATGGAACTGGGGAGATTATCTGCCCTGCATGCCATGGAACTGGTGGAACCCGATGTAAATTCTGCGGCGGTGATGGCTACTACGACCCAGAAAAAGGAGATAAAAAAGCTTAGAAACTGATTATTTGCAAAAAAATAGTAGAAAATCTAGTTGGTGTTAGGTAATTGTTCTTAGACTTTAATTAGAGATAATCAGCGATTTTTTTTTTAAATTTTCGAGCGCTTTTTTCCTTTCTCTCTTTAATTACCTTTTTCCTGTTTAATCTATCCCTAATTTTAATAGAAAGAAGTATGATTACAACCACTGCTGTAAAAAATCCTACTATTAGCGGTTTTAGATTGATCATTGCTATTTTAAATTTATAATGGATGGATTTTTAAGTAAAAAAAGAAGAAAAAAGATAAAGTTTAAGGCCAAGTCAGCAACTTAGGCACTTTAACTTTTTTAAACCTTCTTCTAACGTCTTCTGGCCAGTTTTCAGGGTCGAAACCTTTCTGTGCAAGGAACCCAAATACAATACGGGTTAAACCAATACCTGTACACCCTGTCCATACTCCATGGTTGTGGGTTTCTTTTATTGAAAATCCTTCCACAAAGTGGGTTCCGTGGATATTTGCAGATACGATTGCAACTCCTTTCTCTTGACCGGGCACATTAAGTCTCATTTCTTTTTTAGGAATATCTGGGAATTCAATTCCACGGTTTTCTACTTTCCTGCCTTCCAGGTAGAACGGATCGTCTCCTACTTCTGTGTACCAGTCAAGTTCCAGATCATCAGCGATCTGGTGGGAAATTTCAACGGTTTGATCCCTTATTTCATTACACTGCTCAGGTGTTCCAAGCCATACAAGTTCTATACGTTGGAATTCGTGGACTCTATCCAGACCTTTAGCTCCCCCACCTTCCCAACGGTATGTCCAACCGCTCCTGTCAAAGAATTTAATTGGGAGGTCCTTTTCATCCACAACCTGGTGGCTTAAAAACTCGTAGAACGGCTCACACTGTGCTGGGGCCAGTACATAAGAAGGATCCTTTAAACCTTCCTTCAGGAGGTCAATTGGGACTTCGCGTTTGATTTCAAGCTCACTGCGGAATTTATCAAATACTAATGGGTCTCTCCTTGGCGCGGAACAGTAGTACATCCCTTCAGGAAGACCTTCTAAGTATTTCATTTTCTCCATCACTGGAATTGGAATGAGTTTTGGAAACAGACATTCCTCAAAATCAAGCTTTTCAATAAGTTTTTCTACAAATATCTCTTCTAATGCATGCTGAAGCGCCACAAGCGGCGGTGCGTAGAACCACTGGCCTTTGCCCGGGAATTTTTTAACCCATCCCAGTCTAGCAGCTTCTTCAGTCGGGTCGCCTTCAAAGAAATATTTCTGCATGCAGCTTTTTCCTAAAATTGTACCGGGTTCAACTTTAGTCACCTGCTTGGTGAGTATATCAGAAGGACCGCATTCTGTTTCAGGAATGGAACTTGCAATAGCGCTTGTCACGTGTTTAATAACTCTATCAATGGTATGGTTTCTTAAGTCCCCTTCTTCCAGATCTTTAAATTCAAGAACTACTTCGTCATCTTTAACTTCGTAATTGTCCACATAGGGGACGTCTTTCAGATCTACTTTTTCTTCAGTAGGTATCTCAATTTTATAATAATTCACAATTATTTTTCGCACACCTAAACGGTACTGTTTACCCAAAAGTTGAGTGAGTGGTTTTTTAACACGTAATAACGCATCATGTGCCCTTCCCCGTCTTCCAGATACCATTTCAACCTTCAAAGTGTTTCCAATTAAATCCCAGCTTACTATCTGGGATGCATCCTGTTCCTGCTCTTCAGGTACTCCTTTTAAGAATATTTCATTATTAGCGTGGTTTATAAATTCTTCTATATCTTTACGTGCATCTTCTGCATCTTTACTGAATAATATTTCTCCTTTAAGAGTGAATTTCATGTAATTTCACCTTTTAAAAACTGTAATTATAAATAAAATATAAATTATGTTTTATTCTTGGATTATTTAATTTCTTCTTTTGTAAAATCAATCACTTTTTCGGCCATCATCTCGCAAAAAAGAATATCATCTACCGTTGCAAGAGTAGTTCGAAGTGATTCTGAATCTAACTTACAAATAAGACTGTTATTTTCAACACATGATTCAATAAAACCCATATTGTCTGGTTTAAGTGATCCTAAAGCTATTTTGGCTTCTTCTTCTGTTTCATACGTGAAAATAATTGTAGATTCTATTTGCATGGTTTACCTTCTAATTTAACTTAAAATATTTTCTGCAATTTTGGCTATTGATTTAAAAGCTGCCGAGTCAGGATACTTGGCAAGTGGGTGCCCTTCCATATCAGCTCTTATAACTTCTTCGTCCCTTGGAATAGTGCCAATAACTTCAAGCCCGAGTTCTTTAATTTTTTGAGTTGCAAAATTTTCTTCCATTTTATTGGACACTTTATTTATAACACATGCAAGTTTAGGGATACCAATATCGCCGGCGAGTTTTTTAATCCTTGCTGCGGTTTCAATGGATTTAAGTCCTGGTTCAACAACGATGATCATTAAATCAACTGCTTCGGCAGTTTTTCTACCAAGGTGTTCTATCCCTGCTTCCATGTCAAGTATAATAAATTCATCTTTTTTAAGAATTAAATTTCTCATGAGTGCTTTAAGGAGTACAGAAGCGGGGCAGATACAGCCTTCGCCCCCCTTGTCAATGGTGCCCATTACAAGGAGTTTTAAATTGCCTTCACTGTCATAATTTATAGATAAAGACTCTGGAAGGTCGCTTATCTTTGGATTCATTTTAAAAACTTCTCCAAATGATGATCCGGGTTCTGCACCGGTTCTTTCTTTTATAAGATCCTTCATCTTGGATATGGGGCTAATTGGCTCCATAATTCCAAGACTTGATGCAAGGTTCATGTCTGGATCTGCATCTATAGCGAATACTTTATAACGTTGTGACAATATACATGCTAATGTACCAGAAAGGGTTGTTTTACCGACCCCTCCTTTTCCAGTTATTGCAATTTTCATATAATTTCACCTATATACATGACCGTATATCAGAGGTAACTACTATTTCTTTATGTGATCATTGTATATATAGGATGGAAGATTTATTAAGTTATAGACCTAAGAAAGTTATAGAGGAGGATTATTAATGACTAGAGCATACACAAGAAAAGACTATATAAGAAAAATTCCTGGCTCCAGGATAGTTCAATATGATATGGGGAACCTTTCAGCAGAATTCCCTTTGACAGTAAGTCTAGCGGTTAAAAAACCGACACAATTATCTCACAATGCATTAGAAGCAGCAAGGATCGCTTCAAACAAGTATATGCAGCGAAGGGCAGGTAGAATGGGTTACCATCTTAAAATAAGGGTGTACCCACACCACATAGTGCGTGAAAACCCAATGGCAACCGGTGCAGGTGCTGACAGGGTTCAGGACGGTATGAGAAAAGCATTCGGAAAACCAGTAAGCTCCGTTGCTATCGTGGATGCCGGCCAAAAGATTATAACAATACACACAAACAAAAGATACTTCAAAGATGCAAAAATGGCATTAAAAAGAGCTGCAATGAAATTCCCTGTTCCATGTAGAATTGTTGTTGATAAGGGCGAAGAACTAATTAAATAGAAGAGTGTTTAGCATGAAGCTTGTCGAATTTTTTGAAGAACTAGGTAAAGAGGATGTGGATGTTGCAGGTGGAAAAGGTGCAAACCTGGGAGAATTAACAAATGCCGGAATTAATGTACCTCCAGGATTTGTTATAACCTCTGAAACCTACGATAAATTTATAAAAGAAACAGGTATCTTTGATGAAATAATGAGCATTCTTGATGCTATAGATGTAAATGATACAAAAGAACTTCAAGGAGCTTCAGCAAGGATAAAAGAAATAATAATGAAAGCGTATGTACCTGATGACATACGAACAACTATAATTGAAGCTTATAATGCATTATGCCAGAGAATTGGTAAAGAAAATGCATTTGTTGCAATAAGGTCTTCTGCAACAGCAGAAGATCTTCCTGAAGCTTCATTTGCTGGACAGCAAGATACATTCTTAAATATTAGGGGCCCAGAAGATGTCTTGATTTATGTACAAAAATGTTGGGCATCTTTATTCGAATCCCGAGCTATTTTTTACAGGGAAGAAAATAATTTTGATCATTCCAAAGTTTATATTGCTGTAGTTGTTCAGGAAATGGTTAATGCCGAAAAAGCAGGAGTAATGTTTACAGTTCACCCATCAACTGGTGAAGAACAGATATTACTTGAAGCTGCATGGGGATTAGGCGAAGCTGTAGTATCTGGCACCGTTACACCGGATACTTACTGGGTAGATAAGAAAACCGGCAAGGTCTTTAACTGTAATATAAGTGAAAAGAACACCATGTTTACAAAAGATCCTGATGCTGGAAAGACAGTACAACTGGACGTTCCAGAAGATCTTAAAAACAAAAGGGTTCTAAGTGATGAAGAAATTGCAGCACTTACCAAGCTTGGTGCAAGGATTCAGGAACACTATGATTTCCCACAGGACACTGAATGGGCAATGGAAAACGGAAGAGTTTTCATGCTCCAGTCCAGACCTATAACTACACTCGGAATGAACAATGGAACCGAAGCAAAAGAAGGTGCTGGAGAAGAAAGGACAATAATCACCAAAGGATTAGGTGCAAGTCCCGGAATGGCTTCAGGTACCGTTAAAATAGTAAAAGACACAGATGAACTGGATAAAGTAGGAAACGGTGACATACTGGTTACAGTCATGACAACACCTGATATGGTCCCTGCCATGAAAAGGGCAAACGGAATCATAACTGATGAAGGTGGAGTGACCTGCCATGCAGCAATTGTTTCAAGGGAACTTGGAATATCCTGTGTCGTTGGAACAGGAGATGCAACAAAAATCCTTAAAGAAAACGAGATGGTAACACTCGATGGAAATAAAGGAATAGTTTACAAGGGCAAATTTGAGGAAGCAGGGAAAAAAGAAGCTGCTGAAGAACAACCTGCCATGATGGCACAGGCACCTATTTTAACTGTTACAGAAGTTAAAGTCAATGTCAGCATGCCTGAAGCAGCTAAAAAAGCAGCTGCTACCGGCGCAGACGGAGTAGGGCTTCTCAGAACTGAACACATGATGTTAACCTCAGGAGTACACCCTAAAAAGTTCATAAATGATGGAAAAGAGGATGAACTCATAAAAATTCTTGTAGAAAACGTTTTAAAAGTTGCAGACGAATTCTATCCAAAACCAGTTTGGTACAGGACTCTCGACGCACCTACAGATGAATTCATTTCTCTGGAAGGTGGAGAAGGCGAACCATACGAACATAACCCTATGCTCGGATGGAGAGGTATAAGAAGAGAACTGGACGAGCCTGAAATATTAAGGGCTGAATTCAAAGCAATTAAGAAACTTCATGAACAAGGCTACACCAACATTGGAATAATGATACCTCTAGTTCAACATCCTGATGAACTCAGAAGAGCTAAACAAATAGCTGAAGAAGTTGGACTGAAACCTCAAAAGAATATTGAGTTCGGTATCATGGTTGAAACACCTGGGGCAGCTCTTATAATTGAAGATTTCATTGCTGAAGGGCTTGACTTTGTAAGCTTTGGAACAAACGACCTTACTCAGTACACACTTGCTATTGACAGAAACAATGAAAACGTTGCAAAACTTTACTCTGAAGGGCATCCTGCAGTTTTAAAACTCTTAGTTCGAGTTATAAAAATCTGTAACGAGGCAGGAGTTAAAACAAGTATCTGCGGACAGGCTGGAAGTATGCCTAAAATAGTTGAAAAACTTGTAGAGGCTGGAATTGAAAGTGTATCTGCAAATACAGACGCAGTTGCAACTGTAAGGGAAACAGTAGCAAGAGTAGAAAAGAAACTTGTCTTAAAAGCTGCAAGAAAAATGATGAGTGAATAAACACTCATTTTTTACTTATTTTTTTTATAATTGGTTTGAATTTTTCAAAATTTTTGCTTAAAAATCGAAGATTTTTTTTAACCCAAAATTCAATAGAATTTTAGAAAATACTATTGGTATTTTGTAATATTTTCTCAACTTTAAATTATTACAAGGTAAAATTTAATGTTTGAAAAACTATATGTTTTTTTGAACTTTCAAAGATGTCAAATCAAATAATTTGAAGTTGAGAAAATTCATAGAATTTTCGAACCTTAAAATCTGCCAAA includes:
- a CDS encoding CooT family nickel-binding protein — translated: MCESTVYSTDGDKIMEDALFIKIDGENIGLTDILGTRKDITGAIVEIDLDKHAIYVKLSE
- a CDS encoding dihydroorotase; this translates as MIDLCLKNCKLVPENKECIIGIEEGKIVSITKIAPKSEETIDIKGNIVLPGLIDSHVHFRDPGFPEKETFKTGSVAAACGGFTTVMDMPNTNPPTNTEKAFIEKLNIARKKSVVDFGLHAGVGNIREIKKIAELKPASFKIYMDLIDDEHLLEIFKEIKRLPEDQLISVHAEDMDTVKECTDKMKSSGSIDPEIYTDARPPLAEDIAVLKATSLAKQLNSRIHICHVSTKKSLDIIQEAKSENCMVTSEITPHHLFLDASYFKKCGNLAKTNPPLRDKKYALGINELEKIDVIGTDHAPHTILEKEKIVWEAPSGIPNLETALPLLLTKVNKNKMAFGDIKRLLCENPAEIFNLKNKGKIAEGMDADFVVVDMKKEGIINPGEFKTKAKYSPFNGFKVKGMPVMTVVRGNVVMADGEVFENSGKIV
- a CDS encoding phospholipase D-like domain-containing protein; this translates as MENTQENKIYGHLIDENKKPLSNLKVKAFKYFFLKNTELGSAISDINGDFQINYHVEPELQDNINIKLDILIDNQIIMSKSRENVADILDFEDLEINNGNIGVKGRIIDEEGNPIAGLAVVAEDVDFGKIKLNAIHLVESKVKSFISPNMDLGGSLQFITDKYKGLFFLEDDLLGHTITDDNGYYRILYPQNRYKEIADKEPDIRIIVKDKLGVFEILRSHVHENVKSTIKYIDDIVINQSMIEGWFVTLKNKSPSRFTSSNSFEILIDNKKTLEKIVDSIDNAESYIYLTQFAFYPDFIPRFFEDENIYKKDKPLVDKLLDAESRGAEVKIIINENMVIPDNYDELHNYFKDSNVSVRRFPARGPYAMHAKVLIVDGKEAFILGSPFSQAYWDTNQHLVNEPRRGEKNEGPVHDVSIYLSGEAIGHIEEFFIELWNYLSDLHFKGKDKIFKNESLNLGNTSKNNLNNVEYQNKMFQYNNMPLQIVRSITPGTINDKGEKGVFEAYRRAITNAEDFIYLENQYFTNKYIVSALKNALDHNPELQLIMVINEVPDVPSYRTWQHYGFQLMGMDLEKSALDHPRIGIYSLWSGEFKNGKNKLRHCYVHSKVAIVDDIWATIGSSNLDGSSLSCAEEFGSRDSSTNYLNMEVNALFFDFDKPKRDTIKKFRQELWNEHLGIDISKYSRPDNGWLDLWKKTVYENIEKLESEEINFYGDALPYSPKRNAEEQIKDLIEKYRRIKGRFNL
- a CDS encoding nucleotidyltransferase family protein translates to MPSKQEFVRDFIERDRKLLFEDCKKDQEYAEHENEFKIIADFTEYSPLHMGHRHCMMGAKEKVEDGIFVAVVPGLFERSGRGLPYIMSRHARADSAVAVGADIVIEGPPMGIMGSGQYSLCLAKTFKALDADYIPRGYKPVQGFQEILHRISDGKGVAPKPYKIIDMDTKEVLIKGKLHEDNYVIVSLSRSLKKINFDFKDKFIFVPRIEGVSGTKIREAVLKRNLSSVEDMLPPETIEVLNREVARERAPIHNCRDEEGIIELVNEGSREYLKSLALLDDKTVENLIKNRPFKNMADIEECVSWGFSRHYKNRILSSMEARIDKKTVSSYIDKYPSVIRVLNFKDKDTLKNFKNNIPTRRIEIWQ
- a CDS encoding peptidylprolyl isomerase, which translates into the protein MAIKEGDFIRLKYTGKVQETGDIFDTTSEEVAEEAGLVTENKTFGPIPIAVGVGHVLKGLDKGLVGMEVGEAKSIEVPPEEGFGVRDPKLTQLIPMSEFKKQNIRPQKGMNITLEGHNGKIRSISGGRVTVDFNHEFAGKTLVYDVEVEKIIEDDTEKVYGIIELQYPNPNIKPEDHEVKMEDGKVMIYLNEMAKFDNQITYAKFRIARDIWDNMGIDRVEFVDVFEKKVNTEEEKEEETEAEE
- the serS gene encoding serine--tRNA ligase, yielding MKFTLKGEILFSKDAEDARKDIEEFINHANNEIFLKGVPEEQEQDASQIVSWDLIGNTLKVEMVSGRRGRAHDALLRVKKPLTQLLGKQYRLGVRKIIVNYYKIEIPTEEKVDLKDVPYVDNYEVKDDEVVLEFKDLEEGDLRNHTIDRVIKHVTSAIASSIPETECGPSDILTKQVTKVEPGTILGKSCMQKYFFEGDPTEEAARLGWVKKFPGKGQWFYAPPLVALQHALEEIFVEKLIEKLDFEECLFPKLIPIPVMEKMKYLEGLPEGMYYCSAPRRDPLVFDKFRSELEIKREVPIDLLKEGLKDPSYVLAPAQCEPFYEFLSHQVVDEKDLPIKFFDRSGWTYRWEGGGAKGLDRVHEFQRIELVWLGTPEQCNEIRDQTVEISHQIADDLELDWYTEVGDDPFYLEGRKVENRGIEFPDIPKKEMRLNVPGQEKGVAIVSANIHGTHFVEGFSIKETHNHGVWTGCTGIGLTRIVFGFLAQKGFDPENWPEDVRRRFKKVKVPKLLTWP
- a CDS encoding KEOPS complex subunit Pcc1, encoding MQIESTIIFTYETEEEAKIALGSLKPDNMGFIESCVENNSLICKLDSESLRTTLATVDDILFCEMMAEKVIDFTKEEIK